The region TGGCCGGCGCCCGCCCGGTCTTCGTGGACATCCATCCGCGCTATTACTGCATCCACCCGGACCTCATCGAACGAGCCATCACTCCTCGCACGAAGGCCATTATGCCGGTGCACCTGTACGGCCAGCCGGCGGATATGGACCCCATTATGGACATCGCCCGCCGGCACCAACTCCTCGTCATCGAGGACGCCGCGCAGGCACACGGCGCCGAGTACCACGGCCGGCGCACCGGCACCCTGGGCGACATCGCCGGCTTCAGCTTCTACCCCGGCAAAAACCTGGGCGCCTACGGGGACGCCGGCGCCGTAGTGACCAACAACGCGGAGCTGGCGGAGCGCGTGCGCATGCTGCGCGACCACGGCCGGCGCTCCAAGTACGAGCACGAGATACTGGGCTATGGGGAACGGCTGGACGCCCTGCAAGCCGCCATCCTGGCCGCCAAGCTCCCGCATCTGGAAACGTGGACCGAACGCCGGCGCGCCCTGGCCCGCAGGTATCATCAGCTCCTGGTCGGAGCGCCTGTTGAGCTTCCCGAAGAAATGTCGGGCACGCGCATGGTGTACCATATATATGCCATCCGGACATCTCATCGCGACGCCCTGCTACAGCATCTGAACGCGCAGGGCATCGGCGCCGGCATCCACTATCCCATTCCTCTGCATCTCCAGCCCTCCCTCCGCTACCTGGGATATCAGCCCGGGGAC is a window of Anaerolineae bacterium DNA encoding:
- a CDS encoding DegT/DnrJ/EryC1/StrS family aminotransferase gives rise to the protein MAIPLVDLKAQYRSIQPDIDAAIRRVVENTSFILGKEVQAFEQAFAQYCGADHCIGVSSGTAALHLALRAAGISPGDEVITSPFTFVATAEAIWMAGARPVFVDIHPRYYCIHPDLIERAITPRTKAIMPVHLYGQPADMDPIMDIARRHQLLVIEDAAQAHGAEYHGRRTGTLGDIAGFSFYPGKNLGAYGDAGAVVTNNAELAERVRMLRDHGRRSKYEHEILGYGERLDALQAAILAAKLPHLETWTERRRALARRYHQLLVGAPVELPEEMSGTRMVYHIYAIRTSHRDALLQHLNAQGIGAGIHYPIPLHLQPSLRYLGYQPGDFPEAERASQEVLSLPLYPEMTDEQQDMIVEAIRQFFP